A DNA window from Chitinispirillales bacterium ANBcel5 contains the following coding sequences:
- a CDS encoding glycosyltransferase family 4 protein — MNLKIALLSDYYWPIVGGVEENVRQTAAQLPEHYQCTIFAHNCTTIHKSLYKKYAAQVKKRETVDPSGKQVVTLFPALNARITLLPLKLWSFPNLKGIRAPELFDTLYRFYQAAFKQQLQGYLKEYDVVHSYSTGYLGRCAAEICETFSIPIVQSPYIHFNRWGDSPAQMSAYNKADAVICHSQDYKRNFVSRSQTPSPLLKVIPPVINEPDEQNATERITDSPYILFLGRKENYKGLNDLLKAFSPIATDFKLVVAGPGEVLGSDERIIDLGSVSETMKHTLLSGCEFLCVPSINETFGIVYAEAMSYAKPVIALDKAPVSEIVQNGRCGILVKPGNSKALRESIEELIHDKKRRERMGSEALKQYRKHFSPSVTIGKLTNLYEEIVLGKTFP; from the coding sequence GTGAATCTAAAAATAGCACTTCTTAGCGATTATTACTGGCCAATTGTGGGTGGTGTAGAAGAAAATGTGCGGCAGACTGCCGCACAGTTGCCTGAGCACTATCAGTGCACCATTTTTGCCCATAACTGTACAACGATTCATAAATCCTTATATAAAAAGTACGCTGCACAAGTAAAAAAAAGAGAAACTGTGGACCCATCCGGAAAACAGGTGGTTACCCTTTTTCCTGCTTTAAATGCCCGTATCACTCTTCTGCCACTGAAACTCTGGTCATTTCCCAATTTAAAAGGTATTAGAGCCCCCGAGTTATTCGATACCCTGTATCGTTTCTACCAGGCAGCATTCAAACAACAGTTACAGGGCTATCTTAAAGAGTATGATGTGGTTCATTCCTATTCCACAGGGTATCTGGGGCGCTGTGCGGCTGAGATTTGTGAAACGTTTTCAATTCCAATCGTTCAATCTCCCTATATCCATTTTAACCGATGGGGCGATTCACCTGCTCAGATGAGTGCCTATAACAAAGCTGACGCAGTTATTTGCCATTCACAAGACTATAAGCGAAATTTCGTTTCCCGCTCACAAACCCCTTCACCACTACTGAAAGTGATCCCACCGGTTATAAATGAACCAGATGAACAGAACGCGACTGAAAGAATCACTGACTCTCCTTATATCCTGTTTTTGGGTAGAAAAGAAAACTATAAGGGACTGAATGATCTGCTCAAAGCCTTTTCACCAATTGCAACTGATTTTAAACTGGTGGTGGCTGGTCCCGGAGAGGTGCTGGGGTCTGATGAAAGGATAATCGATCTTGGTAGCGTTAGTGAAACGATGAAACATACCCTGCTTTCCGGTTGTGAGTTTCTCTGCGTCCCTTCAATAAACGAAACCTTTGGGATCGTTTACGCAGAGGCGATGAGTTACGCAAAGCCGGTTATCGCTTTGGATAAAGCACCTGTATCTGAAATTGTTCAAAACGGAAGGTGTGGTATTCTGGTCAAACCAGGGAACTCTAAAGCCCTCAGAGAGAGTATTGAAGAGTTGATTCATGATAAAAAAAGAAGGGAAAGGATGGGTTCTGAAGCACTTAAGCAGTACAGAAAACACTTCTCTCCCTCTGTAACAATCGGAAAACTAACTAACCTGTATGAAGAGATAGTCTTGGGGAAAACCTTCCCCTGA
- the hrpA gene encoding ATP-dependent RNA helicase HrpA, translating into MNNSTAVYDQNLPIFEARQKLISLISAHQVIIVAGQTGSGKTTQLPLLCLEAQRGTRGKIACTQPRRIAAMSVASYVASKLNTQLGNFVGYKVRFSEKATPQTVIKFMTDGILLTEIERDKLLRQYDTIIIDEAHERSLNIDFLLGYLRFLLPRRPDLKVIISSATIDTTLFSKSFNDAPVQQVSGRLYPIELLYKNEMISEESLDDSDNYVDQALVAVKDLFGTCGWGDMLVFMPTERDIRETCERLGGDNYYRDVDIIPLFSRLSKNEQLKIFTPSRRTKIVVCTNIAETSITVPGIRYVVDTGLARISRYAPRLRTNRLPIEPISKASADQRKGRCGRVQEGVCIRLYTEKEYLSRDEFTQPEIMRSNLAGVILSMKAHNLGCPEEFPFIQPPSKQAISDAYAMLYELGALDNRKELTPSGKEMARLPFDPHISRMILAARDENALKEVTIIAAALSIIDPRERPLDRQEQADQMHAKFIDKSSDFMTFVNLWSAYQSEWKALKSQNRMRKFCKEHFLSYLRMREWNDVYQQLHDTLCKMKGFKENTSAASYDSIHRSLLSGLLSNCAFLDNRGKYRGAKGKELLIFPGSALAKKKNQWIMCHEVVETSQVFARTVASIKPSWLEELAVPLCKKSYDNPFFDSGSGTVRAKERVSLFGMLINSNRLVRYGKVNKDEASDIFINQGLIEENLRCYHKFYKHNRKVKSDILSKEDRIRSRTLYAGDTMLYRFYKARIPEVSSIHDLNRVIKKRKGDGFLYINKKDLLAAPMPQKVHSYPDKITIGGSAFPISYNFEPGSDNDGFTVTFPSCALSYIPENTLDWIVPALLPEKVKDLIGNLPRELRKKFIPLNETSQTIASALSPSSQPFARVLSDTIKTLYNIDIAPSFFDEKRAAPHLVAKVKVVDPKGKEIISGRGAEVITRCSDIDTRANASPLQKRFDSFRKVGIREWPDENLSEPIEIGSGDDGIPLKGYAALKADKDDSVEYILCKTEKESDQIHRSGVQKLLEIAAAKDLSWLEKDLSFSRNLKLLCTPFGGPDLIKSQLYELICDYALSFTKLPRTKQGFEQLLSDTHNKLKGTGYRSVTLLEDFITQLNENYKKIGNAGKTIPKDIRGELCDDLKTFTDDLIDLKIDYNVFVNYPRYMRAFSYRIERAMNDPLKYRNSRSLLAQYQNLAKKYSNVVKEKQSGTVEAFKEYLFMVNEFSISLFAQHIRTAMPVSEKRLKKKLQEIGIQ; encoded by the coding sequence ATGAATAATTCGACCGCTGTATATGACCAAAACCTGCCGATTTTTGAAGCACGTCAAAAACTGATCTCACTTATCAGTGCACATCAGGTAATAATTGTAGCAGGACAGACCGGCTCGGGTAAAACAACCCAATTGCCGCTGCTGTGCCTTGAGGCGCAAAGGGGCACCAGAGGCAAAATAGCCTGTACTCAACCCAGACGTATTGCTGCAATGTCAGTAGCATCCTATGTTGCTTCTAAACTCAATACTCAGCTTGGCAATTTTGTAGGGTACAAGGTTCGTTTTTCGGAAAAAGCAACCCCTCAAACCGTGATCAAATTTATGACCGATGGAATTTTGCTGACCGAAATTGAACGTGACAAGTTGCTCAGACAGTATGATACGATCATTATCGATGAAGCACATGAGCGCAGCCTTAACATCGATTTTCTTCTTGGATATCTTCGTTTTCTTCTCCCCAGGCGCCCTGACCTCAAGGTCATCATCTCCTCTGCCACTATCGACACTACCCTCTTCTCCAAATCTTTTAACGATGCCCCCGTACAACAGGTGTCCGGCCGCCTTTACCCCATAGAACTACTCTATAAAAATGAGATGATTAGTGAAGAGTCTTTAGATGATTCGGATAACTATGTAGACCAGGCGCTAGTAGCAGTTAAGGATCTTTTTGGAACATGTGGCTGGGGTGACATGCTGGTATTTATGCCAACCGAACGTGATATCAGAGAGACTTGTGAACGACTTGGTGGTGATAATTATTACAGAGATGTAGATATCATTCCTCTGTTCTCACGGCTTTCAAAAAACGAGCAACTAAAGATCTTTACTCCTTCCCGGCGCACAAAGATTGTAGTATGTACCAACATTGCAGAAACATCAATCACCGTTCCCGGGATCAGGTATGTTGTTGATACAGGACTTGCACGCATTTCCAGATATGCACCACGTTTACGTACAAACCGCTTACCCATCGAGCCCATAAGCAAAGCCAGTGCAGATCAGCGCAAGGGACGATGCGGACGTGTGCAGGAGGGGGTTTGTATAAGGCTTTATACAGAAAAAGAGTATCTCAGCAGAGATGAATTCACCCAACCGGAGATCATGCGCAGCAATCTTGCCGGTGTTATTCTCAGTATGAAGGCTCATAATCTTGGGTGCCCTGAAGAGTTTCCCTTCATTCAGCCCCCTTCTAAACAGGCAATCTCAGATGCCTATGCCATGCTTTACGAGCTTGGTGCTCTTGATAATAGAAAGGAGCTTACCCCTTCAGGAAAAGAGATGGCCCGTTTGCCATTCGATCCTCACATCTCCCGAATGATCTTAGCTGCACGGGATGAAAATGCCTTAAAAGAGGTTACAATAATCGCAGCAGCACTATCCATTATTGATCCACGGGAAAGGCCTCTGGATCGTCAGGAGCAGGCTGATCAAATGCATGCTAAATTCATCGACAAATCATCGGACTTCATGACCTTTGTTAACTTGTGGAGTGCCTATCAGAGTGAATGGAAAGCATTGAAAAGCCAGAACCGGATGCGTAAGTTTTGCAAAGAACACTTTTTGTCATACCTCAGGATGCGGGAATGGAATGATGTGTACCAGCAACTCCATGACACACTGTGCAAAATGAAAGGTTTTAAAGAAAACACCTCAGCTGCATCTTACGATTCCATTCATCGCTCGCTTTTATCTGGCCTGCTATCAAACTGTGCATTTTTGGATAACCGGGGCAAATATCGTGGTGCAAAGGGCAAAGAGTTACTTATTTTCCCGGGCTCAGCCCTGGCGAAGAAAAAGAATCAGTGGATAATGTGCCATGAAGTAGTTGAGACTTCACAGGTATTTGCAAGAACAGTTGCCTCTATTAAGCCTTCCTGGCTTGAAGAACTTGCGGTACCTTTATGTAAAAAAAGCTATGACAATCCGTTTTTCGATTCAGGAAGCGGTACTGTGAGGGCTAAAGAGCGCGTTTCACTCTTTGGGATGCTTATCAACTCAAACAGATTAGTCAGGTACGGAAAAGTTAACAAAGACGAAGCTTCAGACATCTTCATCAATCAGGGGTTAATTGAAGAAAACCTCAGATGTTACCATAAGTTTTATAAGCACAACAGAAAAGTAAAATCTGATATCCTCTCCAAGGAGGATCGTATAAGAAGCCGCACTCTTTATGCGGGGGATACTATGTTGTATCGATTTTATAAAGCCCGAATACCTGAAGTATCTTCAATTCACGACCTTAACAGAGTAATAAAAAAGAGAAAAGGTGATGGCTTTTTATATATCAACAAAAAAGACCTCCTGGCAGCTCCGATGCCTCAGAAAGTTCACTCTTATCCCGATAAAATCACTATTGGTGGAAGTGCTTTTCCTATATCTTATAATTTTGAGCCCGGTTCAGACAATGACGGTTTCACCGTTACTTTTCCTTCCTGTGCGCTATCCTACATCCCTGAGAACACCTTAGACTGGATCGTTCCGGCACTGTTACCAGAGAAGGTAAAGGATCTCATAGGCAATCTTCCACGGGAGCTCAGGAAAAAGTTCATCCCTTTAAACGAAACCAGCCAAACTATCGCTTCTGCCCTCTCCCCTTCATCACAGCCATTTGCAAGGGTACTGTCCGATACTATAAAAACTTTATACAACATCGACATCGCCCCTTCGTTTTTTGATGAAAAAAGAGCTGCCCCTCACCTTGTTGCAAAGGTCAAAGTAGTGGATCCAAAGGGTAAAGAGATTATAAGTGGTCGAGGTGCAGAAGTTATAACCAGGTGCTCTGATATCGACACTAGAGCTAACGCTTCCCCACTACAAAAGAGATTTGATTCATTCAGAAAGGTGGGAATAAGAGAATGGCCTGATGAGAATCTGAGTGAGCCAATTGAGATAGGCTCCGGTGATGATGGTATTCCGCTAAAGGGATACGCAGCCTTAAAAGCAGACAAAGACGATTCTGTTGAATACATTCTTTGCAAAACAGAAAAAGAGAGTGATCAGATACATAGATCTGGAGTCCAAAAACTACTTGAAATCGCTGCTGCAAAAGATCTTTCATGGCTTGAAAAAGACCTCTCTTTTTCTCGCAACCTGAAACTTTTATGCACTCCGTTTGGTGGTCCGGATTTAATTAAAAGCCAACTGTATGAGCTAATCTGCGACTATGCTCTGTCATTTACTAAGTTACCCAGAACAAAGCAAGGTTTTGAACAGCTACTCTCTGATACGCACAATAAGTTAAAAGGCACAGGGTACAGATCTGTTACCTTACTTGAAGATTTTATAACTCAATTGAACGAAAATTATAAGAAAATTGGTAATGCAGGCAAAACTATTCCAAAGGATATTCGGGGAGAGTTGTGTGATGACCTTAAGACTTTTACCGATGATCTTATTGATCTGAAAATAGATTACAATGTATTTGTTAATTACCCCCGTTATATGCGCGCTTTCAGTTACAGAATAGAACGGGCAATGAACGATCCTTTAAAATACAGAAACAGCAGATCTCTTCTGGCCCAATACCAGAATTTAGCTAAGAAGTATTCAAACGTAGTAAAAGAAAAGCAGTCAGGAACTGTCGAAGCTTTTAAAGAGTATTTATTCATGGTAAATGAATTCTCCATTTCACTCTTTGCTCAGCACATCCGAACTGCTATGCCGGTCTCTGAAAAGAGGCTTAAGAAAAAATTGCAGGAGATAGGTATTCAGTGA
- the gmd gene encoding GDP-mannose 4,6-dehydratase, with translation MKKKALITGITGQDGSYLCEFLMKKGYEVHGMIRRASYFNRKRIDHLYKNPQKKPNNLFLHYGDMSDSSNINRMLERVAPDEIYNLAAQSHVRVSFEMPEYTTDIDATGTLRILDAIREVGITPRFYQASTSELYGKVQQIPQSEKTPFYPRSPYAIAKQYAYWMVVNYREAYNLHASNGILFNHESPRRGENFVTRKITLGASAIKRGEMECLYMGNLDSKRDWGYAPDYVRAMWMMLQQSSSDDYVIATGEMHSVREFIEKAFTILDIPIEWRGKGINEQGIDTKSGKVVVRIDPKYYRPTEVDVLLGDPRKAKEQLGWKPSVGFEELVEIMTLCDYKNCSEVNEIVPKSYK, from the coding sequence ATGAAGAAAAAAGCACTGATAACTGGTATTACAGGCCAGGACGGCTCCTATCTTTGCGAATTTTTGATGAAAAAAGGGTACGAAGTACACGGGATGATTCGTCGTGCCAGCTATTTTAATCGCAAGAGAATCGACCATCTCTATAAAAACCCACAAAAAAAGCCTAACAACCTGTTTCTTCATTACGGTGATATGTCTGACAGCAGCAATATTAATCGGATGCTAGAGCGTGTTGCGCCTGATGAGATTTATAATTTAGCGGCTCAATCACATGTTAGGGTGTCTTTTGAGATGCCGGAGTACACTACAGACATAGATGCTACGGGTACGCTGCGAATCCTGGACGCGATCAGAGAGGTTGGGATTACTCCCCGTTTTTATCAGGCCTCTACATCAGAACTATATGGAAAAGTGCAGCAGATTCCTCAGAGTGAAAAAACCCCGTTCTACCCCCGTTCACCCTATGCTATTGCCAAGCAATATGCATATTGGATGGTGGTAAATTACCGAGAAGCGTACAATTTGCATGCATCTAATGGGATACTGTTTAATCATGAATCTCCCCGCAGAGGTGAAAATTTTGTCACGCGTAAAATCACCCTTGGTGCGTCAGCCATAAAAAGGGGGGAAATGGAATGTTTATATATGGGTAATTTAGACTCCAAACGTGACTGGGGGTATGCTCCCGATTATGTGCGGGCAATGTGGATGATGCTTCAGCAGAGTAGTTCCGATGACTATGTAATCGCTACCGGTGAAATGCATTCGGTTAGAGAGTTTATTGAAAAAGCTTTCACTATTTTGGATATCCCGATCGAATGGAGAGGAAAAGGAATCAATGAACAGGGTATTGACACCAAAAGCGGCAAGGTTGTTGTAAGAATTGATCCTAAGTACTATCGCCCCACTGAAGTGGATGTGCTTCTTGGTGATCCGCGCAAAGCAAAAGAGCAACTTGGATGGAAACCCAGTGTTGGGTTTGAAGAGCTTGTTGAGATCATGACTCTCTGTGACTACAAAAACTGCTCAGAGGTTAATGAAATAGTCCCGAAGAGTTATAAGTAA
- a CDS encoding ferritin-like domain-containing protein — protein MENKEIARQLKNLTALDMEAAREYSWALENIKDEGLCEQLCDFKEDHEEHVQNLSRYIRQLGEKPPRKNEIGSELKHDGKKGQYQIEDILRTLMRDEKIVSDKYEKLLDQVTIPQIAADLENDYEDDLLHLQTIRELLSETY, from the coding sequence GTGGAAAATAAGGAGATTGCACGTCAGCTTAAAAATCTAACAGCTCTGGATATGGAAGCTGCCAGGGAATATTCCTGGGCATTGGAAAACATAAAGGATGAGGGGTTGTGTGAGCAGCTGTGTGACTTCAAGGAAGATCACGAGGAGCATGTGCAAAACCTCTCTCGCTACATACGGCAATTAGGGGAAAAACCACCCAGGAAAAATGAGATTGGCTCTGAATTAAAACACGATGGAAAAAAGGGCCAGTATCAGATAGAAGATATTCTGCGCACACTTATGCGGGATGAAAAGATAGTAAGCGACAAATACGAGAAATTATTGGATCAGGTTACGATACCGCAGATAGCAGCAGATCTTGAAAATGATTATGAAGACGATCTGCTTCATTTGCAGACTATACGAGAACTACTTTCGGAGACGTACTAA
- the rsmI gene encoding 16S rRNA (cytidine(1402)-2'-O)-methyltransferase, whose amino-acid sequence MSLYIVSTPIGNLSDITYRAVTVLKESELVLAEDSRITKKLFHNFGISTQIKAYHDFNKEKVTPSLIEQLKENTTMALVTDAGTPGIADPGFYLIRAAIAENITVTPIPGPSAFISALISSGLPTDRFIFENFLPPKSSRRKKLFEQFSTEPRTLIFYESPHRIFKTLRDIDEVLGDVRVVVARELTKIHEEFLRGAPQSLLKHFEKHPPKGEMVVLFNTRIRENG is encoded by the coding sequence ATGAGTCTCTACATCGTTTCCACCCCTATAGGAAATCTTTCGGACATTACCTACCGTGCAGTAACAGTGCTTAAAGAGTCAGAGCTGGTTCTTGCCGAAGACAGCAGAATAACCAAAAAATTGTTTCATAACTTTGGGATTTCAACACAGATAAAAGCGTACCATGATTTTAATAAGGAAAAAGTAACCCCTTCATTAATAGAGCAGCTAAAAGAGAATACAACTATGGCACTGGTTACCGATGCCGGTACTCCTGGCATTGCTGATCCCGGGTTTTATCTTATACGAGCAGCTATTGCTGAGAATATTACGGTGACACCTATTCCCGGACCTTCGGCTTTTATCAGTGCTCTAATTTCCAGTGGTTTACCCACCGATCGGTTTATATTTGAAAATTTCCTTCCACCTAAGAGTTCCCGCAGAAAAAAGCTTTTTGAGCAGTTTTCAACAGAGCCCCGCACTCTGATATTCTATGAATCACCTCACAGAATTTTTAAAACGCTTCGGGATATTGATGAGGTGTTGGGCGATGTCAGAGTTGTTGTAGCGCGCGAGCTTACCAAAATCCATGAAGAGTTTCTCAGGGGAGCTCCTCAATCATTGCTGAAACATTTTGAAAAACACCCGCCTAAAGGAGAGATGGTTGTTCTGTTCAATACCAGAATCAGGGAAAATGGGTAA
- a CDS encoding DUF3108 domain-containing protein, which produces MKKSGKLPVYTALVFGVLLFTGLSTHVVAESWKNAARDVESFPFSEHYIDSVMSYHGVERPVSPLRSISTPAFAASGERLVFQVSWGFVKGGYVVIETKPQPHNRTIRIGAKALSSNFVSAFFRIRNYVLSTVDADGLYPIYFEQHTREGNYTADGYMLYEHGNQVIVEGRRSMVLDAPSYVHDYLSLIPRIRSMNFTKHDVFSHYVYMNREVSPMTFEVTDRENISVDAGSFNCLKIEPTLIGEGRTLSRRDRMEIWVTDDEHKMPVKLRTRVKFGSLTARLIHYERF; this is translated from the coding sequence ATGAAAAAAAGTGGCAAATTACCTGTTTATACCGCTCTGGTCTTTGGAGTACTTTTATTTACCGGACTAAGCACCCACGTTGTTGCAGAGAGTTGGAAAAATGCAGCCCGGGATGTTGAGTCATTCCCCTTCTCTGAGCACTATATCGACTCGGTAATGAGTTACCATGGTGTGGAACGTCCAGTATCGCCCCTTCGCTCAATCAGCACCCCAGCTTTTGCGGCTTCCGGCGAAAGACTGGTATTTCAGGTTTCCTGGGGATTTGTAAAAGGTGGTTATGTTGTTATAGAAACAAAACCTCAGCCCCACAACCGGACAATCAGAATTGGTGCAAAAGCACTATCCAGTAACTTTGTAAGTGCGTTTTTCCGAATACGTAACTATGTATTATCCACAGTTGATGCCGATGGTCTTTACCCGATCTATTTTGAGCAACATACCCGTGAAGGTAATTACACTGCAGATGGTTATATGCTTTACGAGCATGGGAATCAGGTGATTGTTGAAGGCAGGAGGTCGATGGTTTTGGATGCTCCAAGCTACGTTCACGATTATCTTTCACTGATACCAAGAATACGCTCTATGAATTTCACTAAACATGACGTGTTCTCTCATTATGTTTACATGAACCGTGAAGTAAGCCCCATGACCTTTGAAGTCACCGACAGAGAGAATATCAGCGTAGATGCCGGGTCGTTCAATTGCCTTAAAATCGAGCCTACGCTAATTGGTGAGGGCAGAACGTTAAGCCGAAGGGATCGAATGGAGATCTGGGTAACCGATGATGAGCACAAAATGCCGGTGAAACTTAGAACAAGGGTTAAATTTGGCTCACTCACCGCCAGACTTATTCACTACGAAAGGTTTTGA
- a CDS encoding response regulator, translated as MHRKLQVVVVDDETQITELLKTFIEISSDNIIVYTFNDPLKALQFIQNNKVDTLITDYMMPGIDGIELMEAVEPHIKKIIISGYVSELAEERIEKLEATVFEKPVPMKELGAIIFEQQKELCSV; from the coding sequence ATGCACAGAAAACTACAAGTCGTCGTTGTTGATGATGAAACTCAGATAACAGAGCTGTTAAAAACATTTATTGAGATTTCCTCTGACAATATTATTGTATATACCTTTAACGATCCGCTCAAAGCTCTGCAATTTATCCAAAATAATAAGGTGGATACTCTCATTACAGATTATATGATGCCTGGAATCGATGGCATTGAGCTTATGGAAGCTGTTGAGCCTCACATTAAGAAAATAATAATTTCCGGCTATGTATCGGAATTAGCAGAAGAGAGAATCGAAAAGTTAGAAGCCACCGTTTTTGAAAAACCGGTTCCCATGAAAGAACTGGGAGCAATTATTTTTGAGCAGCAAAAAGAACTCTGCAGCGTTTAG
- the cutA gene encoding divalent-cation tolerance protein CutA: MDHIFVYITAQDKQEAKEIASTLINERLAACANIIDGMSSVYRWEDKIVEDSEVILIAKTRNELFNDVAQRVRQLHSYSTPCIVALPLVEGSSDFLNWISEETKQD; this comes from the coding sequence GTGGATCATATTTTTGTATATATAACAGCTCAGGATAAACAGGAAGCAAAAGAGATCGCCAGCACTCTAATTAATGAGAGGCTGGCAGCTTGTGCCAATATAATCGATGGAATGAGTTCTGTTTATCGTTGGGAAGATAAGATCGTTGAGGATTCAGAAGTTATACTTATTGCTAAAACGCGCAACGAGCTTTTCAATGATGTGGCTCAAAGAGTAAGGCAGCTTCATTCCTACTCCACTCCCTGTATTGTGGCTCTGCCACTGGTTGAGGGAAGCAGCGATTTTTTAAACTGGATCAGTGAGGAAACCAAGCAGGACTGA
- a CDS encoding DEAD/DEAH box helicase: MKYQNLELDPFQTDAVEAIDRGESVIVAAPTGCGKTLIAEYAVEKSINEGKKAIYTAPIKALSNQKYRDFRSRFGEEIVGIHTGDVTINPDARLLIMTTEIFRNLILEESPRLMGIYYVIFDEIHYLDDPERGTVWEESIILAPKAIRFMCLSATVPNIKELGSWMSTVRDTNFALIEEKTRPVPLKHSFFHPKFGIMSIRSIKRKYRKDPVIRKKFLRRKPSSRRIVQYVLEQDRMPALYFCFKRRACEYNAELHMRLKLLNAQELQEAREMIDKLVVQYKLEDYERLGYLKEMWESGCAFHHAGILPAAKEIVERLFTAGYIKLLFCTETFALGVNMPARSVIFDELEKFDGVDFNYLMTREYNQMAGRAGRRGMDSVGYVYSQVTPEATDPNHLERLLYGKNEKISSRFFASYSTILNLYSQFGENIFEIFQNSFHNFRKGTFSITKAYRREEAQVRNRIRFLKSAGFLDGIMLTEKGQLAAGVSGYEIQAAELFFSGSFEECSVEQLPVIMAALITEECRSKKNTPATPAHLKFKAEKVIHKLRAKEIRHNISNPIREMDFSLAAPVFSWARGCDLKTLGTFGVPEGDLVRVLRMVIQLLRTLRDRVPDPEISDKMHDALVLVNRDVVDAQAQLEVE, from the coding sequence GTGAAATATCAGAATCTTGAGCTTGATCCGTTTCAGACCGACGCAGTAGAAGCTATAGACAGAGGAGAGTCAGTGATTGTAGCAGCCCCTACTGGATGCGGGAAAACACTTATTGCAGAGTATGCGGTCGAAAAGTCGATCAATGAGGGCAAAAAGGCGATCTATACCGCCCCTATCAAAGCTCTTTCCAATCAAAAGTACCGTGATTTTCGTAGCCGCTTTGGTGAAGAGATCGTGGGGATTCACACCGGGGATGTTACCATTAATCCCGATGCCCGCTTACTCATCATGACTACAGAGATCTTTCGTAATCTTATTCTCGAAGAATCCCCCAGGCTGATGGGGATTTATTACGTTATTTTTGATGAAATTCATTATCTGGATGACCCTGAGCGTGGGACGGTATGGGAGGAGAGTATAATTTTAGCTCCCAAAGCGATACGTTTTATGTGCCTTAGTGCTACTGTGCCCAATATAAAAGAGCTTGGTTCCTGGATGAGTACTGTGCGCGATACCAATTTTGCCCTTATTGAAGAGAAAACGCGCCCGGTGCCACTGAAGCACTCTTTTTTTCACCCCAAATTTGGGATCATGAGCATACGATCGATCAAGCGAAAGTACCGAAAAGATCCGGTGATACGAAAGAAATTTTTGCGCCGAAAACCCTCATCAAGAAGAATCGTTCAATATGTACTGGAGCAAGACAGAATGCCTGCTCTTTATTTCTGTTTTAAGCGCAGGGCCTGTGAATACAATGCTGAACTGCACATGCGCCTTAAGCTTTTGAATGCTCAGGAACTCCAGGAAGCCAGGGAGATGATCGATAAACTGGTAGTGCAGTACAAGCTTGAAGACTATGAGCGTCTTGGGTATTTAAAAGAGATGTGGGAGTCTGGTTGTGCTTTTCATCATGCGGGCATACTCCCTGCTGCTAAAGAGATAGTGGAGCGGCTTTTTACTGCCGGATATATCAAGCTTTTATTCTGCACAGAAACATTTGCTCTTGGTGTAAACATGCCTGCACGTTCGGTGATCTTTGATGAGCTGGAGAAGTTTGATGGTGTTGATTTTAATTACCTTATGACACGGGAATATAATCAGATGGCGGGGAGAGCCGGAAGGCGCGGGATGGACAGTGTCGGCTATGTGTACTCTCAGGTTACTCCCGAAGCAACTGATCCCAACCATTTAGAGCGTCTGTTGTATGGTAAGAATGAAAAGATAAGCAGCCGCTTTTTTGCCTCCTATTCAACTATTTTGAATCTCTACAGCCAATTTGGTGAGAATATTTTTGAGATATTTCAAAACAGTTTTCACAATTTTCGCAAAGGCACCTTTTCTATCACCAAGGCTTACAGAAGAGAAGAGGCGCAGGTACGAAACAGAATTCGCTTTCTTAAATCTGCCGGTTTTCTGGACGGAATAATGCTCACCGAAAAAGGCCAGCTTGCAGCAGGGGTCAGTGGGTATGAGATCCAGGCAGCAGAGTTATTCTTTTCCGGCAGTTTTGAGGAGTGTAGTGTAGAGCAACTGCCGGTGATTATGGCGGCATTAATCACCGAGGAGTGCAGAAGTAAAAAGAACACTCCGGCCACCCCTGCTCATTTAAAATTTAAAGCAGAGAAGGTGATTCATAAGCTTCGTGCAAAAGAGATTCGACATAACATTTCAAATCCGATACGGGAGATGGATTTCTCTCTGGCTGCTCCGGTCTTTTCATGGGCCAGGGGGTGTGATCTTAAAACACTGGGTACTTTTGGGGTGCCTGAGGGTGATTTGGTACGAGTCTTACGAATGGTTATACAACTACTTAGAACGCTACGAGACAGAGTGCCCGACCCGGAAATCAGTGACAAGATGCATGATGCTCTTGTGCTTGTTAACAGAGATGTCGTGGATGCACAGGCACAGCTTGAGGTTGAATAA
- a CDS encoding DUF6485 family protein, whose translation MAECTGSKCPCTYTSCKRRGNCCQCVSYHRESGEIPGCFFSKNAERTYDRSIEAFIRDRS comes from the coding sequence ATGGCCGAATGTACAGGTTCAAAGTGTCCATGCACCTACACTTCATGTAAAAGGAGAGGTAATTGCTGTCAATGTGTCAGTTACCATCGTGAAAGTGGTGAGATTCCAGGATGTTTCTTTAGTAAGAACGCTGAGCGTACTTACGACAGATCGATTGAAGCATTCATACGGGACAGAAGCTGA